The following coding sequences are from one Ramlibacter henchirensis window:
- a CDS encoding murein transglycosylase A: protein MVHHTMSTSTTSASRASSRISSMSSLSWSRFAKVAAIVGTLAGCGSVPLDEPVPHTPSPTAPTPAAVITLPPVPAPPMEAPVAGAPLLQGKSRWHPVAWSELPGFDDDALHEAWNAWLRSCERPLPAFASLCPQVRQLSIAGPAEQREWMRRHLQPYRVEPLQGPAEGLLTAYYEPLLEASREPSARHTVPLYRPPASLASRKPWYSRQEIDTLPEAKAQLRGREIAFLADPLDALVLQIQGSGRVRVTERDGSQRLVRLAYAGSNEHPYRSVGGWLLQQGAVRDASWPGIKAWVRDNPHRLQEMLWSNPRTVFFREEPLGDLDAAFGPRGAQGVALTPGRSIAVDKESIPYGTPVWLASNGPLLKLQRLVLAQDTGSAIVGALRADYFAGWGAEAGELAGRLKQPLRMWVLWPK from the coding sequence GCAGCATGTCAAGTTTGTCGTGGAGCAGGTTCGCGAAAGTCGCGGCGATTGTAGGAACGCTGGCCGGCTGTGGCTCGGTGCCGCTGGATGAACCCGTGCCGCACACGCCCTCCCCGACCGCACCCACGCCGGCCGCAGTGATCACGTTGCCCCCGGTGCCTGCGCCGCCCATGGAGGCGCCCGTCGCCGGTGCGCCGCTGCTGCAAGGCAAGAGCCGCTGGCATCCCGTCGCGTGGAGCGAGCTGCCGGGCTTCGACGACGACGCGCTGCACGAGGCCTGGAACGCGTGGCTGCGCAGCTGCGAGCGGCCGCTGCCGGCCTTTGCATCGCTTTGCCCGCAGGTGCGGCAGCTTTCCATCGCCGGCCCCGCCGAGCAGCGTGAGTGGATGCGGCGGCATCTGCAGCCTTACCGGGTCGAGCCGCTGCAAGGTCCGGCCGAAGGCCTGCTCACCGCGTACTACGAGCCGCTGCTGGAAGCGTCGCGTGAACCGAGCGCGCGCCACACGGTGCCGCTGTACCGACCGCCCGCAAGCCTGGCCAGCCGCAAGCCCTGGTACAGCCGGCAGGAGATCGACACGCTGCCCGAGGCCAAGGCGCAGCTGCGCGGGCGCGAGATCGCCTTCCTGGCCGACCCGCTGGACGCGCTGGTGCTGCAGATCCAGGGCTCGGGCCGCGTGCGCGTGACCGAGCGCGACGGCTCCCAGCGGCTGGTGCGCCTCGCCTACGCCGGCAGCAACGAGCATCCCTACCGCAGCGTCGGCGGCTGGCTGCTGCAGCAGGGCGCGGTGCGCGACGCGTCCTGGCCCGGCATCAAGGCCTGGGTGCGCGACAACCCGCACCGGCTGCAGGAGATGCTGTGGAGCAATCCGCGCACCGTGTTCTTCCGCGAGGAGCCCCTGGGGGATCTCGATGCGGCATTCGGCCCGCGCGGCGCGCAGGGCGTCGCGCTCACGCCGGGCCGCTCGATCGCGGTGGACAAGGAGAGCATTCCGTACGGCACGCCGGTCTGGCTGGCGTCGAACGGCCCGCTGCTGAAGCTGCAGCGGCTGGTGCTCGCGCAGGACACCGGCAGCGCCATCGTGGGCGCCCTGCGGGCGGACTACTTCGCCGGCTGGGGCGCCGAAGCCGGCGAGCTGGCGGGAAGGCTCAAGCAGCCCTTGCGGATGTGGGTGCTGTGGCCCAAGTGA
- a CDS encoding Lrp/AsnC family transcriptional regulator, protein MERLDKFDLRILHELQADARLTNAELAQRVGLSAAPCWRRVRALEEAGYIRGYHAEIDRHKIGLGVLAFVRLDADKNTGERTREMEEAIRRIPEIVACHYISGAGTFELQVVSRDLDAFSQFARKVLINLPNVKDIHTSFSLGEVKASSSWPLGHLGAEPAA, encoded by the coding sequence ATGGAAAGACTCGACAAGTTCGACCTTCGCATCCTGCATGAGCTGCAGGCCGACGCCCGGCTGACCAACGCCGAACTGGCCCAGCGGGTCGGCCTCTCGGCCGCGCCCTGCTGGCGGCGAGTTCGCGCGCTGGAGGAGGCTGGCTACATCAGGGGCTACCACGCCGAGATCGACCGTCACAAGATCGGCCTGGGCGTTCTGGCCTTCGTGCGCCTGGACGCGGACAAGAACACCGGCGAGCGCACGCGTGAGATGGAGGAGGCGATCCGCCGCATCCCCGAGATCGTGGCCTGCCACTACATCAGCGGCGCGGGCACGTTCGAGTTGCAGGTGGTGTCGCGCGACCTCGATGCCTTCTCGCAGTTCGCCCGCAAGGTGCTGATCAACCTGCCGAACGTGAAGGACATCCACACCAGCTTCTCGCTGGGCGAGGTCAAGGCGAGCAGCAGCTGGCCGCTGGGGCACCTGGGCGCCGAGCCGGCGGCTTGA
- a CDS encoding indolepyruvate ferredoxin oxidoreductase family protein, whose product MNAPLPEHIRKALETVTLDDKYSLDYGRAFMSGVQALVKLPMLQRQRDAMAGKNTAGFISGYRGSPLGGYDQALWKAKKYLQAQNVVFQPGVNEELAATAIWGTQQLGFAPKEQQKFDGVFGIWYGKGPGVDRCSDVFKHANMAGTTPWGGVIAVAGDDHVAKSSTAAHQSDHIFKACGLPVFFPTTVQEILDLGVHAFAMSRYAGVWTGMKTIQEIVESSATAMIDPERVQVLMPQDFAMPPGGVHIRWPDHALEQEARLFDYKWYAALAYVRANRLNYNVIEGPNDRFGIIASGKAYNDTRQALADLGLDDETCRRLGIRLHKVAVVWPLEAQITREFATGLREILVVEEKRQVIEYQLKEELYDWRPDVRPNVVGKFDEVEGGGGEWSTPNPTARTLLRANADLSPALIARAIAKRLRRLGLDADTQARIDAQLAILEAKERSMQVLEVKADRQPWFCSGCPHNTSTVVPEGSRAMAGIGCHFMATWMDRATVGFTQMGGEGVPWVGQAPFTGEKHVFANLGDGTYFHSGLLAIRQSIASGVNITYKVLYNDAVAMTGGQQVGERPEGHSVLQIAQSLVAEGVTKLVIVTDEPEKYTVAKLPPGVGVEHRDELDRIQREFREIAGTTAIIYDQTCATEKRRRRKRGSMVDPALRVVINDLVCEGCGDCGVKSNCLSVEPLETEFGRKRTINQSTCNKDTSCLKGFCPSFVTVEGGKLKGKAKAKAAATPAEWGELPEPDAAQLQGAYGIVVAGVGGTGVITIGQLLGMAAHIEGKGIVTQDAAGLAQKGGATWSHVLIGQSPDEIHTTRVGMAAADLVIGCDPIVTAGKETVLRMREGRTHVALNSHSTPTAAFVKNAGWANPAEACTAEIAKAVGVHGMGAFNADAASTRLMGDSIYTNPMLLGYAWQKGWIPLGRESLLRAIELNAVAVESNKTAFEWGRCAAHDPARFEQLLTPAQVIELKKRETLASIVARRVEFLTAYQNAAYAREYAAFVEKVRAAEAPLGRATLAETVARYLFKLMAYKDEYEVARLHAETGFQERIASMFEGNYKVNYHLAPPLLAKRNEKGELVKRKYGPAMGLGFKVLAKLRGLRGTALDPFGRTHERRTERALIGEFRASIEQVLAGLDAGNHSLAVEIAAIPEQIKGFGHVKERNLAAARPRWEALMQRWGGLGDARRAA is encoded by the coding sequence GTGAACGCCCCCCTGCCCGAACACATCCGCAAGGCGCTCGAGACCGTCACGCTGGACGACAAGTACTCGCTCGACTACGGGCGCGCCTTCATGAGCGGCGTCCAGGCCCTGGTCAAGCTGCCGATGCTGCAGCGCCAGCGCGACGCCATGGCCGGCAAGAACACCGCCGGCTTCATCAGCGGCTACCGAGGCTCGCCGCTGGGCGGCTACGACCAGGCGCTCTGGAAGGCCAAGAAGTACCTGCAGGCGCAGAACGTCGTCTTCCAGCCGGGCGTCAACGAGGAACTGGCGGCGACCGCGATCTGGGGCACGCAGCAGCTCGGTTTCGCGCCGAAGGAGCAGCAGAAGTTCGACGGCGTCTTCGGCATCTGGTACGGCAAGGGTCCGGGCGTGGACCGCTGCTCCGACGTCTTCAAGCACGCCAACATGGCCGGCACCACGCCCTGGGGCGGCGTCATCGCCGTCGCGGGCGACGACCACGTGGCCAAGAGCTCCACGGCGGCCCACCAGAGCGACCACATCTTCAAGGCCTGCGGCCTGCCGGTGTTCTTCCCGACGACGGTGCAGGAGATCCTGGACCTGGGCGTGCACGCCTTCGCCATGAGCCGCTACGCCGGCGTGTGGACCGGCATGAAGACGATCCAGGAGATCGTCGAATCCAGCGCCACTGCCATGATCGATCCCGAGCGGGTGCAGGTGCTGATGCCGCAGGACTTCGCCATGCCGCCCGGCGGCGTGCACATCCGCTGGCCGGACCACGCGCTGGAGCAGGAAGCGCGCCTGTTCGACTACAAGTGGTACGCGGCGCTGGCGTACGTGCGCGCCAACCGCCTGAACTACAACGTGATCGAAGGCCCGAACGACCGCTTCGGCATCATCGCCAGCGGCAAGGCCTACAACGACACGCGCCAGGCGCTCGCCGACCTGGGCCTGGACGACGAGACCTGCCGCCGCCTGGGCATCCGGCTGCACAAGGTGGCCGTGGTGTGGCCGCTGGAGGCGCAGATCACGCGCGAATTCGCCACCGGCCTGCGCGAGATCCTGGTCGTGGAAGAAAAGCGCCAGGTCATCGAGTACCAGCTGAAAGAGGAGCTGTACGACTGGCGCCCCGACGTGCGGCCGAACGTGGTCGGCAAGTTCGACGAGGTCGAAGGCGGTGGCGGCGAGTGGTCGACGCCCAACCCCACTGCACGCACGCTGCTGCGCGCCAATGCCGACCTGTCGCCCGCGCTGATCGCGCGCGCCATCGCCAAGCGGCTGCGCAGGCTGGGGCTCGACGCCGACACGCAGGCGCGCATCGACGCGCAGCTGGCGATCCTGGAAGCCAAGGAGCGCTCGATGCAGGTGCTGGAGGTCAAGGCCGACCGCCAGCCCTGGTTCTGCTCGGGCTGCCCGCACAACACCTCCACCGTGGTGCCGGAAGGCTCGCGCGCGATGGCCGGCATCGGCTGCCACTTCATGGCGACGTGGATGGACCGCGCCACCGTCGGCTTCACCCAGATGGGCGGCGAGGGCGTGCCGTGGGTGGGCCAGGCGCCGTTCACGGGCGAGAAGCACGTGTTCGCCAACTTGGGCGACGGCACCTATTTCCACAGCGGGCTGCTGGCGATCCGGCAATCGATCGCGTCCGGCGTGAACATCACCTACAAGGTTCTCTACAACGACGCGGTCGCGATGACGGGCGGCCAGCAGGTCGGCGAGCGGCCCGAAGGCCATTCGGTGCTGCAGATCGCGCAGAGCCTGGTCGCCGAAGGCGTGACGAAGCTGGTGATCGTCACCGACGAACCCGAGAAGTACACGGTGGCGAAGTTGCCGCCGGGCGTCGGCGTGGAGCACCGCGACGAACTGGATCGCATCCAGCGCGAGTTCCGCGAGATCGCAGGCACCACGGCGATCATCTACGACCAGACCTGCGCCACCGAGAAGCGGCGACGCCGCAAGCGCGGATCGATGGTCGACCCCGCCTTGCGCGTCGTCATCAACGACCTGGTGTGCGAAGGCTGCGGCGATTGCGGCGTGAAGAGCAACTGCCTGTCCGTCGAGCCGCTGGAGACCGAATTCGGCCGCAAGCGCACGATCAACCAGAGCACCTGCAACAAGGACACGAGCTGCCTCAAGGGCTTCTGCCCGAGCTTCGTCACGGTCGAGGGCGGCAAGCTCAAAGGCAAGGCGAAGGCCAAGGCCGCGGCCACGCCCGCGGAGTGGGGCGAATTGCCGGAACCCGATGCGGCGCAATTGCAAGGCGCCTACGGCATCGTGGTCGCCGGCGTCGGCGGCACCGGCGTGATCACCATCGGCCAGCTGCTGGGCATGGCGGCGCACATCGAGGGCAAGGGCATCGTCACGCAGGACGCGGCGGGCCTGGCGCAGAAGGGCGGCGCGACCTGGAGCCATGTGCTGATCGGCCAGAGCCCCGACGAGATCCACACCACCCGGGTGGGCATGGCCGCCGCCGACCTGGTGATCGGCTGCGACCCGATCGTCACCGCCGGCAAGGAGACGGTGCTGCGCATGCGCGAGGGCCGCACGCACGTGGCGCTCAACTCGCACAGCACGCCCACCGCCGCCTTCGTGAAGAACGCCGGCTGGGCGAATCCGGCCGAGGCCTGCACGGCCGAGATCGCCAAGGCCGTCGGCGTGCACGGCATGGGCGCGTTCAACGCCGACGCGGCCTCGACGCGCTTGATGGGCGACAGCATCTACACGAACCCGATGCTGCTCGGCTATGCCTGGCAGAAGGGCTGGATCCCGCTGGGCCGCGAATCGCTGCTGCGCGCCATCGAACTCAACGCCGTCGCGGTCGAGAGCAACAAGACCGCCTTCGAATGGGGCCGCTGCGCCGCGCACGATCCGGCGCGCTTCGAGCAGCTGCTCACGCCGGCCCAGGTGATCGAGCTGAAGAAGCGCGAGACGCTGGCGAGCATCGTGGCGCGGCGGGTCGAGTTCCTCACCGCCTACCAGAACGCCGCCTATGCGCGCGAGTACGCCGCCTTCGTCGAGAAGGTGCGCGCGGCCGAGGCGCCGCTGGGCAGGGCCACGCTGGCCGAGACGGTGGCCCGCTACCTGTTCAAGCTGATGGCGTACAAGGACGAGTACGAGGTGGCGCGGCTGCATGCCGAAACCGGCTTCCAGGAGCGCATCGCGTCGATGTTCGAGGGCAACTACAAGGTGAACTACCACCTGGCGCCGCCGCTGCTGGCCAAGCGAAATGAGAAGGGTGAGCTGGTCAAGCGCAAGTACGGGCCGGCCATGGGCCTGGGCTTCAAGGTGCTGGCGAAGCTGCGGGGGCTGCGCGGCACGGCGCTCGATCCCTTCGGGCGCACGCACGAGCGTCGCACCGAGCGCGCCCTGATCGGCGAATTCCGTGCCAGCATCGAGCAGGTGCTGGCCGGGCTCGACGCGGGCAACCACTCGCTGGCCGTGGAGATCGCGGCCATTCCCGAGCAGATCAAGGGTTTCGGCCACGTGAAGGAGCGCAACCTCGCGGCCGCCCGCCCGCGATGGGAGGCGCTGATGCAGCGCTGGGGCGGGTTGGGCGACGCGCGCCGGGCCGCCTGA
- the yajC gene encoding preprotein translocase subunit YajC, giving the protein MFISSAFAQTAPAAAGGGDMQSSLMSMLPLVLMFVVLYFVMIRPQMKRQKEHRAMIEALAKGDEVATAGGVLGKVTRLGDTYIGVEIANGVEIQVQRSAVVQVLPKGTIK; this is encoded by the coding sequence GTGTTCATTTCCTCCGCCTTCGCCCAGACCGCACCGGCCGCTGCCGGCGGCGGCGACATGCAGTCGTCCCTCATGAGCATGCTGCCGCTGGTGCTGATGTTCGTGGTCCTGTACTTCGTGATGATCCGGCCGCAGATGAAGCGCCAGAAGGAGCACCGCGCCATGATCGAGGCGCTGGCCAAGGGCGACGAGGTCGCCACCGCCGGCGGCGTGCTGGGCAAGGTCACGCGCCTGGGCGATACGTACATCGGCGTCGAGATCGCCAACGGCGTCGAGATCCAGGTGCAGCGCAGCGCCGTCGTGCAGGTCCTGCCCAAGGGCACCATCAAGTAA
- the secD gene encoding protein translocase subunit SecD — MNRYPIWKYAILVVAMVVGVLYTLPNFFGEAPAVQVSSAKSTVKIDATTQARVEQVLSAAGIKPEAITLDTNSVKVRLDSTDTQLRARDAIQRALAPNPDDAPYVVALNLLSNTPRWLTAVGAAPMYLGLDLRGGVHFMLQVDMQAALTKRAESLAGDLRTQLREANVRHGGISRNGQLVEIRLRDSQSVAAAQRVIQDQFGDLQTSEQTEGTEYKLVASLRPEAARRVQEQALRQNIVTLHNRINELGVAEPVIQQQGVDRIVVQLPGVQDTGRAKSILGRTATLEMRLVDESAEARGAELGTGPVPFGSERYLERDGRAVIVKKQVILTGDSLTDAQPGFDSQTQQPKVDLTVDAKGGRIMRDVSRENLKKRMAILLFEKGKGEVLTAPVIQGELGTRFQISGSMTVNEANDLALLLRAGSLAAPMEIIEELTIGPSLGAENIAKGFHSVAWGFAAIVAFMAVYYMLFGLISGLALAVNLLLLVAILSMLQATLTLPGMAAMALALGMAIDSNVLINERVREELRNGAAPQAAIHAGYDRAWATILDSNVTTLIAGVALLAFGSGPVRGFAVVHCIGILTSMFSAVFFSRGLVNLWYGRKKKLKSVSIGTVWRPAAEQAITKPE, encoded by the coding sequence ATGAATCGTTATCCGATCTGGAAATACGCGATCCTCGTGGTCGCGATGGTGGTGGGGGTGCTCTACACCCTGCCCAACTTCTTCGGCGAGGCGCCGGCGGTGCAGGTCTCCTCGGCCAAGTCGACCGTCAAGATCGACGCCACGACGCAGGCCCGCGTGGAGCAGGTGCTGTCCGCCGCCGGCATCAAGCCCGAGGCGATCACGCTCGACACCAACTCGGTCAAGGTGCGCCTGGACAGCACCGACACGCAGCTGCGCGCCCGCGACGCCATCCAGAGGGCTCTCGCGCCCAACCCCGACGATGCGCCCTACGTCGTCGCGCTGAACCTGCTGTCCAACACGCCGCGCTGGCTCACCGCGGTGGGCGCGGCGCCGATGTACCTGGGCCTGGACCTGCGCGGCGGCGTGCACTTCATGCTGCAGGTGGACATGCAGGCGGCGCTGACCAAGCGCGCCGAGTCGCTCGCCGGCGACCTGCGCACCCAGCTGCGCGAAGCCAACGTGCGGCACGGCGGCATCAGCCGCAACGGGCAGCTGGTGGAGATCCGCCTGCGCGATTCGCAGAGCGTCGCGGCCGCGCAGCGTGTGATCCAGGACCAGTTCGGCGACCTGCAGACCAGCGAGCAGACCGAGGGCACCGAGTACAAGCTGGTCGCTTCGCTGCGCCCCGAGGCCGCCCGCCGGGTGCAGGAGCAGGCGCTGCGGCAGAACATCGTCACCCTCCACAACCGCATCAACGAGCTCGGCGTGGCCGAGCCGGTGATCCAGCAGCAGGGCGTGGACCGCATCGTGGTGCAGCTGCCGGGCGTGCAGGACACCGGCCGCGCCAAGAGCATCCTGGGCCGCACGGCGACACTGGAGATGCGGCTGGTGGACGAGAGCGCCGAGGCGCGCGGCGCCGAACTGGGCACCGGGCCCGTGCCGTTCGGCTCCGAGCGCTACCTGGAGCGCGATGGCCGCGCCGTGATCGTGAAGAAGCAGGTGATCCTGACCGGCGACAGCCTCACGGATGCGCAGCCCGGCTTCGACTCGCAGACGCAGCAGCCCAAGGTGGACCTCACGGTCGACGCCAAGGGCGGCCGCATCATGCGCGACGTCAGCCGCGAGAACCTGAAGAAGCGCATGGCCATCCTGCTGTTCGAGAAGGGCAAGGGCGAGGTGCTGACCGCGCCGGTCATCCAGGGCGAGCTGGGCACGCGCTTCCAGATCTCCGGCTCGATGACGGTGAACGAGGCCAACGACCTTGCGCTGCTGCTGCGTGCCGGCTCGCTGGCGGCCCCGATGGAGATCATCGAGGAGCTGACCATCGGGCCGAGCCTGGGCGCCGAGAACATCGCCAAGGGCTTCCACAGCGTGGCCTGGGGCTTCGCGGCCATCGTGGCCTTCATGGCCGTGTACTACATGCTGTTCGGGCTGATCTCCGGGCTGGCGCTCGCGGTCAACCTGCTGCTGCTGGTGGCGATCCTGTCGATGCTGCAGGCCACGCTGACGCTGCCGGGCATGGCGGCCATGGCGCTGGCGCTGGGCATGGCCATCGACTCGAACGTCCTGATCAACGAACGCGTGCGGGAGGAGCTGCGCAACGGGGCGGCGCCGCAGGCGGCCATCCACGCCGGCTACGACCGGGCCTGGGCGACCATCCTGGACTCCAACGTCACCACGCTGATCGCGGGCGTTGCGCTGCTCGCCTTCGGCTCCGGGCCGGTGCGCGGCTTCGCGGTGGTGCACTGCATCGGCATCCTGACGTCGATGTTCTCGGCCGTGTTCTTCTCGCGCGGACTTGTAAATCTTTGGTATGGCCGCAAGAAGAAGCTCAAGTCGGTGTCCATCGGCACCGTCTGGCGTCCGGCAGCGGAGCAGGCTATAACCAAGCCGGAGTGA
- the secF gene encoding protein translocase subunit SecF — protein MEFFKIRRDIPFMENALVFNVISFLTFAAAVFFLVTRGLHLSVEFTGGTVMHVSYAQAADVEGVRKTVANQGYADVQVQNFGTARDVMIRLPAQKGVSSAQQSDKVLAALKQGDASVSLRRTEFVGPQVGEELATDGLKALAMVVIGIMIYLAFRFEWKFAVAAIVANLHDVIIILGFFAFFQWEFSLAVLAAVLAVLGYSVNESVVIFDRIRENFRRYRKMNTLQIIDNAITSTISRTIITHGSTQIMVLSMLLFGGPTLFYFALALTIGICFGIYSSVFVAAAIAMWLGVKREDLVKSGPRKEDPNDPNAGAVV, from the coding sequence ATGGAATTCTTCAAGATCCGCCGCGACATCCCGTTCATGGAGAACGCGCTGGTGTTCAACGTGATCTCCTTCCTCACGTTCGCCGCGGCCGTGTTCTTCCTCGTCACGAGGGGACTGCACCTGTCGGTGGAGTTCACCGGCGGCACGGTGATGCACGTCAGCTACGCGCAGGCGGCGGACGTCGAAGGCGTCCGCAAGACCGTCGCCAACCAGGGCTACGCCGACGTCCAGGTGCAGAACTTCGGCACCGCCCGCGACGTGATGATCCGGCTGCCCGCCCAGAAGGGTGTGAGTTCGGCACAACAAAGTGACAAGGTCCTGGCGGCGCTGAAGCAGGGCGACGCTTCCGTCTCGCTGCGCCGCACCGAGTTCGTCGGTCCGCAGGTCGGCGAGGAGCTGGCCACCGACGGCCTGAAGGCGCTGGCCATGGTGGTGATCGGCATCATGATCTACCTGGCCTTCCGCTTCGAGTGGAAGTTCGCGGTGGCGGCCATCGTCGCCAACCTGCACGACGTCATCATCATCCTGGGCTTCTTCGCGTTCTTCCAGTGGGAGTTCTCGCTCGCGGTGCTGGCCGCGGTGCTGGCGGTGCTGGGCTACTCGGTCAACGAATCGGTGGTGATCTTCGACCGGATCCGCGAGAACTTCCGCCGCTACCGCAAGATGAACACGCTGCAGATCATCGACAACGCGATCACCTCGACGATCAGCCGCACCATCATCACCCACGGCTCCACCCAGATCATGGTGCTGTCGATGCTGCTGTTCGGCGGACCCACGCTGTTCTATTTCGCGCTGGCGCTGACCATCGGCATCTGCTTCGGCATCTATTCGTCGGTGTTCGTGGCGGCCGCGATCGCCATGTGGCTGGGCGTCAAGCGCGAGGACCTGGTCAAGTCCGGCCCTCGCAAGGAAGACCCCAACGACCCCAACGCGGGGGCGGTGGTCTGA